One segment of Tenrec ecaudatus isolate mTenEca1 chromosome 1, mTenEca1.hap1, whole genome shotgun sequence DNA contains the following:
- the LOC142428743 gene encoding olfactory receptor 7E24-like → MESQNLTSVPEFLLLGLSEEPELQPVLFGLLLSMYLITVAGNLLIVLAVSSDKRLHTSMYFFLFNLSLVDIGFISTTVPKMLVNIQTQNKSITYVGCLTQVSFLYLLGCWDSMLLTVMAYDRFVAICSPLHYAVVMNAHRCGFLVLVSFFISLLDSQLECLLVSQVTFCTTVEIPHFFCDPPQLVKLACSDTTLSIVLLNCVVAIFGGVPVSGILFSYTRIISAILKVSSTSGKYKAFSTCGSHLSIVCLFYGTGIGVYFTSVVSSSARKVAVASVIYTMVTPMLNPFIYSLRNRDIKISLKRLLSRTF, encoded by the coding sequence ATGGAGTCACAAAATCTAACAAGTGTCCCAGAATTCCTCCTCCTGGGCCTTTCTGAGGAGCCAGAACTGCAGCCCGTCCTCTTTGGGCTGTTGCTGTCCATGTACTTGATCACTGTGGCTGGAAACCTGCTCATCGTCCTGGCTGTCAGCTCTGATAAACGTCTCCACAcctccatgtacttcttcctctttaACCTCTCCTTGGTGGACATCGGTTTCATCTCCACCACAGTCCCCAAAATGCTGGTGAACATCCAGACACAGAACAAATCCATCACCTATGTGGGCTGCCTGACACAAGTGTCTTTTTTATATCTCCTTGGATGTTGGGACAGTATGTTGCTCACCGTGATGGCTTACGACAGGTTCGTGGCTATATGCTCCCCGCTGCACTATGCAGTCGTCATGAACGCCCACCGCTGTGGCTTTCTAGTTTTGGTGTCTTTTTTTATCAGTCTTTTGGACTCCCAGCTGGAGTGTTTGTTGGTGTCACAGGTTACCTTCTGTACGACTGTGGAAATCCCTCATTTCTTCTGTGACCCTCCTCAACTAGTTAAGCTTGCCTGTTCGGACACTACCCTCAGCATCGTACTGTTAAATTGTGTGGTTGCCATCTTTGGTGGTGTTCCAGTCTCAGGGATCCTTTTCTCTTATACAAGAATTATTTCTGCCATCCTGAAAGTCTCATCTacaagtgggaagtataaagccttctccacctgtggcTCCCACCTGTCGATCGTTTGCCTATTTTATGGAACAGGTATTGGGGTGTACTTCACTTCAGTTGTCTCTTCTTCTGCCAGAAAGGTTGCAGTGGCCTCAGTGATATATACCATGGTCACCCCTATGCTGAACCCCttcatttacagccttagaaaccgagATATCAAGATTTCCTTGAAAAGGCTCCTTAGCAGAACATTCTAA